In Sandaracinaceae bacterium, the following proteins share a genomic window:
- a CDS encoding cyclic nucleotide-binding domain-containing protein, translating to MSFQAYAGTDVGLEREHNEDYVLQDEELGLFVVCDGMGGHACGEVASRMTADCIKRVVQSQRGMVEALSAGVAPPNALAELLRHAIETASREVYDASVADARKRGMGTTCTVLLLAGRFGVMGHVGDSQLHLLREETAVQLSHDHTFTAEAVRRGAMTAEQAAASSHGNVLMRCVGTRDTVQVDTLVFDVVPGDLMVLCSDGLSQYVESAEELMKLRGGRAPKDFTRTLITAANARGGSDNISVICVLATAPPVEKGAPVAERQEVLLTLDTLRGIHLMEGLSVQEVMLLRQVFREQPYPPGAFITVEGEVGAGMFVLLDGTAEVRRGSEKVATLGRGAHFGEMALLNDRPRAASVVAATACRTLACERGALSALLTEHPTLSAHFFRALACALSTRLDDIYSFYDTGERAAGGDGVDSGRPTLFHGS from the coding sequence GTGAGTTTCCAAGCGTATGCCGGCACGGACGTCGGGCTCGAGCGCGAACACAACGAAGACTACGTCCTGCAAGACGAGGAGCTGGGCCTCTTCGTGGTGTGCGACGGGATGGGGGGCCACGCCTGCGGCGAGGTGGCCTCGCGCATGACGGCGGACTGCATCAAGCGCGTGGTGCAGAGCCAACGTGGCATGGTGGAGGCGCTGTCCGCCGGGGTGGCGCCACCCAACGCGCTCGCCGAGCTGCTTCGCCACGCCATCGAGACCGCGAGCCGAGAGGTCTACGACGCGTCGGTGGCCGATGCGCGCAAGCGTGGGATGGGGACCACGTGCACCGTGCTGCTCCTGGCGGGGCGCTTCGGCGTCATGGGCCACGTCGGCGACAGCCAGCTTCACCTGCTGCGCGAGGAGACCGCCGTGCAGCTCTCCCACGACCACACGTTCACGGCCGAAGCGGTGCGGCGCGGTGCCATGACCGCCGAGCAGGCGGCGGCGTCCTCGCACGGCAACGTGCTCATGCGCTGCGTGGGCACGCGCGACACGGTGCAGGTGGACACGCTGGTGTTCGATGTGGTGCCCGGCGACCTGATGGTGCTCTGCTCCGATGGTCTCTCGCAGTACGTGGAGAGCGCCGAGGAGCTCATGAAGCTGCGGGGCGGTCGCGCGCCCAAGGACTTCACGCGCACGCTCATCACGGCGGCCAATGCGCGGGGCGGCTCGGACAACATCAGCGTCATCTGCGTGCTGGCCACCGCGCCGCCGGTGGAGAAGGGCGCACCGGTCGCCGAGCGCCAAGAGGTGCTGCTCACGCTCGACACGCTGCGCGGCATCCACCTCATGGAGGGGCTCTCCGTGCAGGAGGTCATGCTCCTGCGTCAGGTGTTTCGCGAGCAGCCGTATCCCCCTGGCGCGTTCATCACCGTGGAGGGCGAGGTGGGGGCCGGCATGTTCGTGTTGCTGGATGGCACCGCGGAGGTGCGTCGAGGCAGCGAGAAGGTGGCAACGCTGGGTCGTGGAGCCCACTTCGGCGAGATGGCGCTGCTCAACGACCGCCCGCGCGCGGCGTCCGTGGTCGCGGCCACTGCGTGTCGGACGCTGGCCTGCGAGCGGGGCGCGCTCAGCGCGCTGCTCACCGAGCATCCCACGCTCTCGGCGCACTTCTTCCGTGCGCTGGCGTGCGCGCTCAGCACCCGCCTCGACGACATCTATTCGTTCTACGACACGGGCGAGCGGGCGGCGGGCGGTGATGGCGTGGACTCCGGTCGCCCCACGCTCTTCCACGGCAGCTGA
- a CDS encoding metallophosphoesterase, giving the protein MAWNRHARRSSVTLGILLGLPLVSGCAGSDAPLGRLTDERTIVPLTPRSDPNDPRNPTRLEDRTSLLADGFGDYELGPGEPHQTIVFGGAARPADGAAPRRLTRFAHMPDLQLTDDEAVTRVVLVDAPGLTGAASRPQDTYGCHMVNAMARTLNAVHAEDALDFVLLGGDNIDNAQTNELDWVLQLLGEGGTLECDSGEDNDPVPGRGNDPKDPFETVGLDVPFYWVMGNHDMLIQGNFMVTEGQKTTSVGGYASARTRDWSRPGGPAATTVPADPAREALTPTEVIERVVAHDDGHGLGSGEVAIGRAFYTFDVPGTPIRFVILDTTASTGGADGLLMDADRTRLVAALDQAVVDQKWVMLASHHSSGSLTTSGGAFSTMDYPDAITTAEFTDLVTSYDNVLFSFVGHSHQHRISEIAGNGRAVVEVMTAAVADFPHQSRIVEIWDMDNGWVMLRGTAVDFSTRGDALAEEARRLGILDYTSGWADNNDSMVTDRNVEIFLPAPGAP; this is encoded by the coding sequence ATGGCATGGAACCGTCACGCTCGTCGTTCATCCGTCACGCTCGGCATCTTGCTGGGGCTCCCATTGGTCAGTGGCTGCGCAGGCAGTGACGCGCCGCTCGGGCGCCTGACGGACGAGCGGACCATCGTCCCGCTAACGCCCCGCTCGGACCCGAACGACCCACGCAACCCCACGCGGCTCGAAGACCGTACGTCGCTGCTGGCGGATGGGTTCGGGGACTACGAGCTCGGGCCCGGCGAGCCGCACCAGACCATCGTCTTCGGCGGGGCCGCGCGCCCTGCGGACGGCGCCGCGCCACGTCGGCTCACGCGTTTCGCCCACATGCCCGACCTCCAGCTGACGGATGATGAGGCGGTCACGCGTGTGGTGCTGGTGGACGCCCCCGGGCTCACGGGCGCGGCCTCGCGCCCCCAGGACACCTACGGATGCCACATGGTCAACGCCATGGCGCGGACGCTCAACGCGGTCCACGCGGAGGACGCGCTCGACTTCGTGCTGCTGGGCGGCGACAACATCGACAACGCCCAGACCAACGAGCTGGACTGGGTGCTGCAGCTGCTGGGCGAAGGGGGCACCCTCGAGTGTGACTCCGGCGAAGACAACGACCCGGTCCCGGGACGCGGCAACGACCCGAAGGACCCGTTCGAGACGGTGGGTCTGGACGTCCCGTTCTACTGGGTGATGGGCAACCACGACATGCTCATCCAGGGAAACTTCATGGTCACGGAGGGCCAGAAGACCACCTCCGTGGGGGGGTATGCGTCGGCACGGACGCGCGACTGGTCGCGCCCTGGTGGACCCGCGGCCACCACGGTGCCTGCCGACCCGGCGCGAGAGGCCCTGACGCCCACCGAAGTGATCGAGCGCGTGGTGGCCCATGACGACGGCCACGGCCTCGGGAGCGGGGAGGTGGCCATCGGTCGTGCGTTCTACACGTTCGACGTCCCGGGGACGCCGATTCGCTTCGTGATCCTGGACACCACGGCCAGCACCGGAGGCGCCGACGGACTCCTGATGGACGCGGACCGCACGCGGCTGGTGGCGGCGCTCGACCAAGCCGTGGTCGACCAGAAGTGGGTCATGCTCGCCTCCCACCACTCGTCGGGCTCGCTCACCACGTCGGGCGGCGCGTTCAGCACCATGGACTACCCCGACGCGATCACGACGGCCGAGTTCACGGACCTGGTCACGTCCTACGACAACGTGCTCTTCAGCTTCGTGGGGCACTCGCACCAGCACCGCATCTCGGAGATCGCGGGCAACGGCCGCGCCGTGGTGGAGGTCATGACTGCCGCGGTGGCCGACTTCCCGCACCAGTCGCGCATCGTGGAGATCTGGGACATGGACAACGGCTGGGTGATGTTGCGCGGCACCGCCGTGGACTTCTCTACGCGCGGCGACGCGCTCGCGGAAGAGGCGCGTCGCTTGGGCATCCTGGACTACACTAGCGGCTGGGCCGACAACAACGATTCCATGGTGACCGACCGCAACGTCGAGATCTTCCTGCCCGCGCCGGGCGCGCCCTGA
- a CDS encoding cob(I)yrinic acid a,c-diamide adenosyltransferase has protein sequence MKIYTRTGDQGETGLFGGARVSKADMRVAAYGDVDELNSVIGVARSESLDPTVDGLLARVQLELFDLGAELATVPEKLEKLDLPRIEEEEVERLETAIDRFEADLAPLKTFILPGGSRAASQLHVARCVCRRAERAVVHLAAHSSVRPEIIHYLNRLSDLLFTLARHANHRLGVADVPWLGRDR, from the coding sequence ATGAAGATCTACACGCGGACCGGCGACCAAGGTGAGACGGGGCTCTTCGGAGGGGCGCGGGTGTCCAAGGCGGACATGCGCGTCGCTGCCTACGGAGACGTGGACGAGCTGAACAGCGTGATCGGCGTGGCGCGCTCCGAGAGCCTGGACCCCACGGTGGACGGGCTGCTCGCGCGTGTGCAGCTGGAGCTGTTCGACCTAGGCGCGGAGCTGGCCACGGTGCCGGAGAAGCTCGAGAAGCTGGATCTGCCGCGCATCGAAGAAGAGGAGGTCGAGCGCCTCGAGACGGCCATCGATCGCTTCGAGGCGGACCTCGCGCCGCTGAAGACCTTCATCCTGCCGGGCGGGAGCCGGGCGGCGTCGCAGCTGCACGTGGCGCGCTGCGTCTGTCGTCGTGCCGAGCGCGCGGTCGTGCATCTGGCGGCGCACTCGAGCGTGCGGCCCGAGATCATTCACTACCTCAACCGCTTGAGCGATCTGCTGTTCACGCTGGCGCGGCACGCCAACCACCGGCTGGGCGTGGCCGACGTGCCCTGGCTCGGGCGCGACCGCTGA
- a CDS encoding methionyl-tRNA formyltransferase, translated as MSRPRAVFFGSPDFAVPALSALVEVADVVAVVAQPDKPAGRGLALRPPAVKERALELGLTVLQPTKVRDGALAQQLRDLSPDVAVVIAYGRILPRAVLDAPRLGCVNLHGSLLPRWRGAAPIQWAVASGDPTTGVTLMQMDEGLDTGPMLSTLETPIGAEETAGDVFTRLAQLSADLLRRDLPRFVRGELTPVPQDAALATHARPLEKSDGRLDWTRSAQALANHVRGMSPWPGAYVLEGDVPVKVHRAHALTLSADGSQPGTVLGGDRDGIRVACGEGVLAIQELQHPSRKRLSAEAAIAGRCWPAGTQLG; from the coding sequence GTGAGTCGCCCTCGCGCGGTCTTCTTTGGTAGCCCGGACTTCGCCGTGCCCGCGCTGTCGGCGCTGGTGGAGGTGGCGGACGTGGTGGCCGTGGTGGCCCAACCCGACAAGCCGGCGGGTCGGGGTCTCGCGCTGCGTCCCCCCGCGGTCAAGGAGCGCGCGCTCGAGCTTGGCCTCACGGTGCTCCAGCCCACCAAGGTGCGCGATGGCGCGCTGGCGCAGCAGCTGCGTGACCTCTCACCCGACGTGGCCGTGGTCATCGCCTACGGCCGCATCCTGCCGCGCGCGGTGTTGGATGCGCCGCGCCTCGGGTGCGTGAACCTGCACGGCTCGCTGCTTCCCCGTTGGCGCGGTGCGGCCCCCATCCAGTGGGCCGTGGCCTCCGGGGACCCCACCACGGGCGTCACGCTCATGCAGATGGACGAGGGCCTCGACACGGGCCCCATGCTCAGCACGCTCGAGACGCCCATCGGCGCCGAGGAGACTGCGGGCGATGTATTCACGCGGCTGGCCCAGCTCTCGGCGGACCTGCTGCGGCGCGACCTGCCGCGCTTCGTGCGCGGCGAGCTGACGCCGGTGCCGCAAGACGCCGCCCTCGCCACGCACGCCCGGCCGCTCGAGAAATCGGACGGGCGCCTGGACTGGACCCGCTCGGCGCAGGCGCTGGCCAACCACGTTCGCGGCATGAGCCCCTGGCCCGGCGCCTACGTCCTCGAGGGCGACGTGCCCGTGAAGGTGCACCGCGCCCACGCGCTCACGCTCTCGGCAGACGGGTCGCAGCCCGGCACCGTGCTCGGCGGCGACCGCGACGGAATCCGCGTGGCCTGCGGCGAAGGTGTGCTCGCCATCCAAGAGCTTCAGCACCCCAGCCGCAAGCGCCTCAGCGCAGAGGCGGCCATCGCCGGGCGCTGCTGGCCAGCCGGCACGCAGCTGGGCTGA
- the def gene encoding peptide deformylase — translation MAIRPILHYPDKRLREPGLPVEKFDDQLQALVDDMAETMYAAPGVGLAATQLGIPLRLFIIDVAVDEDAESDLRVFINPDLVELIGTTSFSEGCLSFPGAREDINRAEKVRVKALDRHGNPFEMVADGLMAIAVQHENDHLDGKLMIDRLSILRRRLLHRAMIKHGGGD, via the coding sequence GTGGCCATCCGACCGATTCTTCACTACCCCGACAAACGCTTGCGCGAGCCCGGCCTGCCGGTCGAGAAGTTCGACGACCAGCTGCAGGCCCTCGTCGACGACATGGCCGAGACCATGTACGCCGCACCCGGTGTGGGCCTCGCCGCCACCCAGCTCGGCATCCCGCTGCGCCTGTTCATCATCGACGTGGCCGTGGACGAAGACGCCGAGAGCGACCTCCGCGTGTTCATCAACCCCGACCTGGTGGAGCTGATCGGCACCACCAGCTTCTCCGAGGGCTGTCTCTCGTTCCCCGGGGCGCGCGAAGACATCAACCGCGCCGAGAAGGTGCGCGTGAAGGCGCTGGACCGCCACGGCAACCCGTTCGAGATGGTGGCCGACGGCCTGATGGCCATCGCCGTGCAGCACGAGAACGACCACCTGGACGGCAAGCTCATGATCGACCGGCTCTCCATCTTGCGGCGGCGTCTGCTGCACCGCGCGATGATCAAGCACGGCGGCGGAGACTGA
- a CDS encoding FAD-dependent oxidoreductase, whose product MSEWDQSVDLLVMGSGAAGLATAIRAHDLGAKVLLVEKSDLFGGNTAMSGGVCWVANNPQIAKKGIPDSDEEGLAYLTHITKGEVAPERLETYLRESKRMLAWFEKNTHLRFDALEKYTDYYPEAPGGKPGGRSMDPVVFDGALLRDDLLKLRRPHPQSQIIGKFGITARQAQAALGLGLRTMSFMAWQLFLYFMRYFKRAKWGRDTKLCAGNALCGRLLLSLRERGIDAWLKSGVDELVIEDGRVVGAIVSHEGKRLRIQTKQGVMLSAGGFSRNAEMRKKYQRKPITTEWTAGCPDNVGDGIRLGMDAGGAVDLMDEAWWTPTSLVPRSPSAWVLVVEKSLPHGLFVNQAGKRFTNEAAPYIDVVNGMYDDAAATGHEAPRWFHVFDASYRKTSITGPIAPGQVMPDSQVPKKLKDGAYLYKAGTLDELAAKIGIPADTLKTTIQRFNGYSVKGEDPDYGRGISAQDRYYGDPNVKPNCCLGPIETGPFYAVQIYPGDLGTKGGLVTDNAGRVLTTDGAVIPGLFAAGNTTASVMGRTYPGAGGTIGPALTFGFLAAEAASTDVAVPNPVLARAAS is encoded by the coding sequence ATGAGCGAATGGGATCAGTCGGTAGACTTGCTGGTGATGGGCAGCGGCGCAGCGGGCCTGGCCACCGCCATTCGCGCGCACGACCTGGGCGCCAAGGTGCTGCTGGTCGAGAAGAGCGACCTCTTCGGCGGCAACACCGCCATGTCGGGCGGCGTCTGCTGGGTGGCCAACAACCCGCAGATCGCGAAGAAGGGCATCCCGGACTCCGACGAGGAGGGCCTGGCCTACCTCACGCACATCACCAAGGGCGAGGTGGCCCCCGAGCGCCTCGAGACCTACCTGCGCGAGTCCAAGCGCATGTTGGCGTGGTTCGAGAAGAACACCCACCTGCGCTTCGACGCCCTCGAGAAGTACACGGACTACTACCCCGAGGCCCCGGGCGGGAAGCCCGGTGGACGCTCCATGGACCCCGTCGTGTTCGACGGCGCCCTGCTGCGTGACGATCTCTTGAAGCTGCGCCGCCCGCACCCGCAGTCGCAGATCATCGGCAAGTTCGGCATCACGGCGCGTCAGGCGCAGGCTGCCCTCGGCCTCGGTCTGCGCACCATGTCGTTCATGGCGTGGCAGCTGTTCCTGTACTTCATGCGCTATTTCAAGCGCGCCAAGTGGGGTCGCGACACGAAGCTGTGCGCGGGCAACGCGCTGTGCGGCCGCCTGCTGCTCAGCCTGCGCGAGCGAGGCATCGACGCCTGGCTGAAGTCGGGCGTGGACGAGCTGGTCATCGAGGACGGCCGCGTGGTGGGCGCCATCGTGTCGCACGAGGGCAAGCGCCTGCGCATCCAGACGAAGCAGGGCGTCATGCTCTCGGCGGGCGGCTTCTCGCGCAACGCCGAGATGCGCAAGAAGTACCAGCGCAAGCCCATCACCACCGAGTGGACCGCGGGCTGCCCCGACAACGTGGGCGACGGCATTCGCCTTGGCATGGATGCGGGCGGCGCCGTGGACCTGATGGACGAGGCCTGGTGGACGCCCACCTCCCTCGTCCCGCGCAGCCCGTCGGCGTGGGTGCTCGTGGTGGAGAAGAGCCTGCCGCACGGCCTCTTCGTGAACCAGGCCGGCAAGCGCTTCACCAACGAGGCGGCGCCGTACATCGACGTGGTCAACGGCATGTACGACGACGCCGCCGCCACCGGTCACGAGGCCCCGCGCTGGTTCCACGTGTTCGACGCGAGCTACCGCAAGACCTCCATCACGGGGCCCATCGCGCCGGGCCAGGTCATGCCGGACAGCCAGGTGCCGAAGAAGCTCAAGGACGGAGCGTACCTGTACAAGGCAGGAACGCTGGACGAGCTGGCCGCCAAGATCGGCATCCCTGCGGACACGCTGAAGACCACCATCCAGCGCTTCAACGGGTACTCCGTGAAGGGCGAGGACCCGGACTACGGCCGCGGCATCAGCGCCCAGGACCGCTACTACGGCGACCCGAACGTGAAGCCCAACTGCTGTCTCGGCCCCATCGAGACCGGCCCCTTCTATGCGGTGCAGATCTACCCGGGTGACCTCGGCACCAAGGGTGGCCTCGTGACCGACAACGCGGGCCGCGTGCTCACCACCGACGGCGCTGTCATCCCCGGGCTCTTTGCCGCAGGCAACACCACCGCCAGCGTGATGGGGCGCACGTACCCGGGCGCCGGCGGCACCATCGGCCCTGCGCTGACCTTCGGGTTCCTGGCAGCCGAGGCCGCCAGCACCGACGTGGCCGTGCCCAACCCGGTGCTCGCCCGGGCGGCCAGCTGA
- a CDS encoding OmpA family protein, with the protein MKHIILAVTVLISSIAAVGCGGSLLSRFGIRIEGDHIVFNDHINFATGSDEILEESHDLLDGLAQTLNEHPEIHEVRVEGHTDSAGDAADNLSLSNRRAASVVTYLRAAGVVQTLTPEGRGETQLLCEDETDDCNARNRRVEFVIIN; encoded by the coding sequence ATGAAACACATCATCCTCGCCGTCACGGTCCTCATCTCGTCCATTGCCGCCGTGGGCTGCGGGGGTTCGCTCCTCAGCCGCTTCGGCATCCGCATCGAGGGCGACCACATCGTCTTCAACGACCACATCAACTTCGCCACGGGCAGCGACGAGATCCTCGAGGAAAGCCATGACCTCTTGGACGGCCTCGCGCAGACGCTGAACGAGCACCCGGAGATCCATGAGGTGCGTGTGGAAGGCCACACCGACTCGGCCGGCGACGCCGCTGACAACCTCAGCCTCTCCAACCGCCGGGCGGCCTCGGTGGTGACCTACCTGCGTGCGGCCGGCGTTGTCCAGACCCTCACCCCCGAGGGGCGCGGCGAGACGCAGTTGCTCTGCGAAGATGAGACCGACGACTGCAACGCGCGGAACCGCCGTGTGGAGTTCGTCATCATCAACTGA
- a CDS encoding DUF2236 domain-containing protein, whose product MRDARSLFPGGSAGLLQLMYPPLGAAVAAQSDFFDDPFGRVYRSIPQIWATVLAPDGAARALKVRDLHRSIKGRDNAGQSFHALDPETFWWAHATFTWEMFETRRLFYRRPLRAAQVATLYAETVAWYQRYGMNLRPVPPDYDAFVAKFESVCADELQLTPAAQRVLEMALAGEWRPPLIHANFKDPLTRSTGRAMVIGCLPPAVRERFGIPWSRADQRQLERANFVITNTFEALPSKVHRFALRTGLRVVGSWTRGERFVPDGRVES is encoded by the coding sequence ATGCGCGACGCGCGCTCCCTCTTCCCCGGCGGCAGCGCGGGGCTGCTGCAGCTGATGTATCCACCGCTAGGGGCCGCCGTGGCGGCGCAGTCGGACTTCTTCGACGACCCCTTCGGCCGCGTGTATCGCTCCATCCCGCAGATCTGGGCAACCGTGCTGGCGCCCGACGGTGCCGCGCGCGCCCTCAAGGTCCGTGACCTCCACCGCTCCATAAAGGGGCGGGACAACGCGGGGCAGAGCTTCCACGCACTCGATCCCGAGACCTTCTGGTGGGCGCACGCCACGTTCACGTGGGAGATGTTCGAGACCCGCCGGCTCTTCTATCGAAGGCCGCTTCGTGCCGCCCAAGTGGCAACGCTCTACGCGGAGACCGTGGCCTGGTACCAGCGCTACGGCATGAACCTCCGGCCCGTGCCGCCCGACTACGACGCGTTCGTGGCGAAGTTCGAGAGTGTGTGCGCTGACGAGCTGCAGCTGACACCTGCGGCGCAGCGGGTGCTGGAGATGGCATTGGCGGGCGAGTGGAGGCCGCCGCTCATCCACGCCAACTTCAAGGACCCGCTCACGCGCAGCACCGGCCGCGCGATGGTGATCGGCTGCTTGCCACCCGCCGTGCGCGAGCGCTTTGGCATCCCGTGGAGCCGCGCGGACCAGCGTCAGCTCGAGCGCGCCAACTTCGTCATCACCAACACGTTCGAGGCGCTGCCCTCGAAGGTGCACCGGTTCGCGCTGCGCACCGGCCTCCGGGTGGTCGGCAGCTGGACGCGCGGGGAGCGCTTCGTCCCGGACGGCAGGGTCGAATCGTAG
- a CDS encoding rhodanese-like domain-containing protein, whose translation MKRKLPLMLLVAVLSGLSLVAVSAAHHDRAGLAAVRSAVDARYPGVQWVSAESLTRWLASSAPPQLLDSRARAEFDVSHLAGAVWMDPEHPDWSVVDSNPARRVVVYCSVGWRSGDIAQQLRARGRANVFNLEQGLFGWANAGLPMVRGDSAATQVHPYDAVWGRMLRSERRAPLP comes from the coding sequence ATGAAGCGCAAGCTCCCGCTGATGCTGCTCGTGGCCGTGCTGTCGGGCCTGTCTCTGGTGGCCGTCTCTGCGGCGCATCATGATCGCGCTGGCCTCGCTGCCGTGAGGTCCGCGGTGGACGCGCGCTACCCCGGTGTGCAGTGGGTGAGCGCCGAGAGCCTCACGCGCTGGCTCGCCTCGAGCGCGCCTCCGCAGTTGCTGGACAGCCGCGCCCGCGCCGAGTTCGACGTCAGCCACTTGGCGGGCGCGGTGTGGATGGACCCCGAGCACCCCGACTGGAGCGTGGTGGACAGCAACCCCGCACGCCGCGTGGTGGTCTACTGCAGCGTGGGCTGGCGCAGCGGAGACATCGCCCAGCAGCTGCGCGCCCGCGGCCGCGCCAACGTCTTCAACTTGGAGCAGGGCCTCTTCGGGTGGGCCAACGCAGGCCTCCCCATGGTGCGGGGGGACAGCGCCGCCACGCAGGTCCACCCCTACGACGCGGTCTGGGGCCGCATGCTGCGGTCCGAGCGGCGCGCGCCGCTGCCGTGA
- a CDS encoding LLM class F420-dependent oxidoreductase, giving the protein MKLGFMVGYSGAQMGGPIAQMKAESAAGATDTNGLPVSKVQEAERLGYDSVWTAEAWGSDAVSPLAWIGAQTTKIKLGTGIMQIPGRSPANTAMTAMTMDALSGGRFMLGLGTSGPQVVEGWHGQPFDKTLTWVREYVTIVRQIFKREAPLEFDGVKYQIPYKGPGSTGQGKPLKSILHGNPNIPIYVGALAQKAQEQAGELCDGLLLTSFNPDDPKFVLDNLSAGFAKVPGKSMADFDIAPTVVVVISDDLEAARMPLKQQLGFYIGGMGSKTKNFYKDFFSHSGFEGESENIQNLWFAGKRQEAIMAVTDEMVDAVYLVGSKDRIRDRFARWRESAVGTMVVGSMDLDVLRFMAELNAE; this is encoded by the coding sequence ATGAAACTCGGATTCATGGTTGGTTACTCGGGCGCGCAGATGGGTGGCCCCATCGCCCAGATGAAGGCCGAAAGCGCTGCAGGTGCGACCGACACCAACGGTCTGCCCGTGAGCAAGGTGCAGGAGGCCGAGCGCCTGGGTTACGACTCCGTCTGGACCGCCGAGGCGTGGGGCTCGGACGCGGTCTCGCCGTTGGCTTGGATCGGGGCACAGACCACCAAGATCAAGCTTGGCACCGGCATCATGCAGATCCCCGGACGCTCGCCGGCCAACACCGCCATGACGGCCATGACCATGGACGCGCTCAGCGGAGGCCGCTTCATGCTGGGCCTCGGCACCAGCGGCCCACAGGTGGTGGAGGGCTGGCACGGTCAGCCCTTCGACAAGACGCTCACGTGGGTGCGCGAGTACGTGACCATCGTGCGGCAGATCTTCAAGCGCGAGGCGCCGCTCGAGTTCGACGGCGTGAAGTACCAGATCCCTTACAAGGGCCCCGGCAGCACCGGTCAGGGCAAGCCGCTGAAGAGCATCCTGCACGGCAACCCCAACATCCCCATCTACGTGGGCGCGCTGGCGCAGAAGGCGCAAGAGCAGGCCGGTGAGCTGTGCGACGGCCTCCTGCTGACCAGCTTCAACCCGGACGACCCCAAGTTCGTGCTCGACAACCTGAGCGCGGGCTTCGCGAAGGTGCCCGGCAAGAGCATGGCCGACTTCGACATCGCCCCCACGGTCGTGGTGGTCATCTCCGACGACCTCGAGGCTGCGCGCATGCCCCTCAAGCAGCAGCTCGGCTTCTACATCGGCGGCATGGGGTCGAAGACCAAGAACTTCTACAAGGACTTCTTCTCGCACTCGGGCTTCGAGGGGGAGAGCGAGAACATCCAGAACCTGTGGTTCGCGGGCAAGCGTCAGGAGGCCATCATGGCCGTCACCGACGAGATGGTGGACGCCGTGTACCTGGTGGGCAGCAAGGACCGCATCCGCGACCGGTTCGCGCGCTGGCGCGAGTCGGCCGTGGGCACCATGGTGGTGGGCTCCATGGACCTGGACGTGCTGCGCTTCATGGCGGAGCTGAACGCCGAGTAG